The nucleotide window CCCCACCTACAATAAGTAGTGTTGGCGCCTTTACATTCGGTAGGGCTTTTTCAGCCAGATCGGGCCTTCCACCTCTGGAAACTACGGCCTTTATAACGTTCGCATGTTCTTTTGCAGCTATGAGTGCTGCTGCAGCTCCCGTACTGGCACCAAAGTAACCTATGTTGAGATTTTTAGTCTCAGGATTGCTGAAAAGCCAGTTTGTTACGCTAACAAGCCGGTTTGCAAGCAGGTCAATATCAAACCTTAGGTGAGCAGTTATCATGTCAATTCTCTCTTCCTCAGCTGTCAACAGATCAAACAACAGTGTTCCAAGGCCTTCTTTCTGAAGTTCCTGAGCAACATACCGATTCCGAGAACTGAAACGACTGCTCCCGCTCCCATGTGCAAAAACGACAATTCCTTTTGCTCCTTCAGGAATTGTGAGGTTTCCTTCAAGTGTAACAGAATTAATCGGGATCTTGACTTCGTTACTGCTTTTACCTTTATTTGATAGTTCTCTCATTATAACCCCCCAAAACATTTCACTATTAATTATAGGTCCGAATCTGAAAAATAATAAATTGCGTTACTAAATATTAAACACTACTATTATCTTTAAACTGCATTGCTAAATATCAAATATTGTCATCTTTAAATTGCATTACTAAATATCAAACATTACTATCTTTAAATTTTATTACCAAATACCAAACATTACTATTATCTTGCTGGGAGAGCTCTTGCTTTATCCAGAAGTTCGCAGACCTCTTCATCGGTGGTCTGACTGAAATTCCCGTACCAGGCTCCTACCCCATAGAAAGGTTCAGGAGTAGCTACGCATATTACTTCGTCTACCTCCCTTCCGAAAAGCTCACACGTATCACGTGCTCCTGTGGGCACTGCAACCACTATTTTAGCCGGGTTTTTAGTTTTAATTGCAGCTGCAGCTGCACGCATTGTCGCACCTGTAGCAAGCCCGTCATCTATTAAAATCACAGTCGAACCACTAATCTCAGGCTTGGGTCTATCTCCACGATAAGCGCGTTCCCTACGTTCAAGTTCCTTGAGCTCATTCTCAGATACCATATTAATTACCCTTTCAGGTATCTGAAAAGACCTGACAACGTCTTCATTCAACACACGGATATTGTCTGAAGAGATCGCTCCCATTGCCAGTTCTTCATTTCCGGGCACTCCCAGTTTTCGTACTATGAACACATCCATCCTTACATTAAGTTCCTTTGCAACTTCAAATGCAACAGGAACCCCACCACGCGGGAGTGCAAGTATCAACACATCTGAACGGTTTGCGTATTTTGAAAGTTCTTTTGCAAGCTTTTTCCCGGCATCTATCCGGTCTTTAAAAAGTGCCATTTGTCCCTCAACCCCTGTCGAACTTGATTAATTGAAAAGATAATCTAAGATAAATCATATTGATTTATAGTATCTATGTTCAAACCCTTAAACGTATAGAGTATAAAATTTAAGCTTAAAATTTATATAATTACTTCTTTTTGAAATGATGGGACTAGGGAAAGAGTAAAAATTTCAAATATTACCTGACAATGTTCTGAAAATTCTATAAAACAACAAACTCTAAAAAATTATCAAATTGAAAACTCAACAATTGTAGACCAGTTTCAAATACAGCATATAAAACATGACTCAGGATTTACAGTAGATTCGGTACACTCTAATTAATTGCTTATAATAAGAAGTATTATCAAGCCGTTCAAACTTTTTACACCAAATTATTTTTTGCTCGTAGACAATTTTTTGAATAATTAACTTAAAATAATTTATGCTCTTATGTATATTATAAATTTGGAAAGTGGGTTGTTGTATATGAATAAATAATGGATTGCTTGATCATTGATGATTCTTCTTGGAACTGATATACTTGGGGGAGCATATTGTCTGCGCTGCTTTACTGAGAATACAGTTAATAAGGTATGGTGCCTCCTGGCTTTCTCTTATTCTCTTTTCTGCAATGCTTTTTACTCTTCCGATTCTATTATTTGCAGGTTATTCAGGTCTAAAATTATAAACTCAGTATAATTCAGTGTTAAGATCAACTTAATGTTAAAAACCATTTGCTTGATATTAAAACCGTTTACTCAATATTAAAATCAACTTAATGTTAAAATCTACTTTATAAGTCTAAATATTCAGTCTTATCTAAAGCTCATGAACTTTTGAGACGCCAAGTGCAGGGAGGTGATTGAACATATCAAATGTCAGAAAAAATATACTAAAAGTAGACGTCTACGAATTGATGGTCTGGATAACCATAATTATTTTGCTTTATCTAATTAGCCTTAACAATTACCTCCTCTTCCATATAGTAGTAGAACTGTTTAGCGTCTACTTTGCATACGTGATATTCCTGATCGTGTGGAAGTCAAGAAGCCGTTTGGAAAACCGATACCTTCTGATATTGGGGGTCGGTTACTTTTTCGTAGGAAGTTTCGACTTTCTAAGTGCGCTTGCGTTCCACCACATGAGGGTATTTCCCGGATTTGATACAGACCTGACCGCTAAGTTCTGGATCGTCGCAAGATTCCTGGAAAGCACTTCTTTTCTGGTAGCTCCGCTGTTTTTGATACACGCTGGAGAGAGACAGGAGAGAAACGTCAAAACCCTTGAAAGCTCAATTTTTGCCTGGAGGGCATTTCTTGTATATGCAGTAATTAGTGTTACCTGCCTAATTTCAATTTTTTTTTCCGAAAACTCCCAGGATTCTTATTTCCAGAGTTTGGGGTTTACTCAGTTCAAAGTAGCTAGTGGATACTTAATTTCTTTTATATCTTTTTGTTCATTTTTTCTCCTGTACATTGTCAGAGATAGGTTCGAAGAAAAAGTTTTCAATTTACTCTCAATCTCCCTGGTGCTTACAGGCTTTGTTTCACTGTTATTTATATTCGACAGTCAAACAGGTGAGGCTCCAAGCATTATAGGTCTCTTCTTTAAATTATTGTCTTTTTATCTGGTCTATAAAGCAATCGTAGATATCGGATTCGAAGAACCTTGCAGTCTTCTATTCAGAGAACTTAAACACCGAGAAGAAAATTTCAGGCAGAAAGCTGTTTTCTTTGAGGATGAATACGGTCATATTTGCAGAATAATAGGTAAAAGATACTTGACTGCGTATCGAAGCGCTAAGAAAGAAGACAATCCGGAACACGAGTCAGATAGTTACAGTTCCTATATGCAAAACCTTCAGGGAATCGGGTTCCAATTTAATGAAAAGTTTAAACTGATATTTCTACATGGTTCGGTTGAGGAAATAACCGGCTATTCGAAGCAGGATTTCCTTTCTGGAAGAGTTGACTGGCAAGAAATAATCATACCTGAAGACCGTCCTGTTATTTCTAAAAAAAAAGACAAACTAAAATCAAACATTAATTCTATCGTTGAAAGTGAATATCGTATACGGAAAAAAGATGGGGAAATAAAATGGGTCCGTGAGATCTTCCAGAGAATCCTGGATGAATCAGAAAGTTCAGAAAAGTTCCAGGGGTTGGTTTATGATATCACCGAACGCAAAATGGCTGAGGAAGCTCTGGAAAAAATAGACAAAATCAGATTAAAAGAGGTCCATCACCGCATAAAGAATAACCTTCAGGTAATTTCGTCTCTCCTCAGCCTTCAGGCAGAAAAATTCGAAGATAAAGAGGTGATCGAAGCCTTTAGAGAGAGCCAGAACCGTGTCGAATCCATCGCAATGATCCATGAGAGACTCCATGAGAGTGAAAGTACGGATGCTTTCGACTTCTCGGACTACCTGAGAAAGCTAACCACAGATCTTTTTAGTTCCTACAATGTAGGAAACAGGAATATAAGTCTCAAATTGAACCTTGAGCAGGTTTATCTGGGAATGAATACTGCAGTTCCTCTTGGAATTATTATAAACGAAATCGTTTCAAATTCCCTGAAGCATGCTTTTCCCTCGGGAAAAGAAGGCGAAATCAACATAAATTTCTACAGAACTGAAACTCTTGCTACAGAGTACGGCATCTCAGGTCAGGATAAAAACCGTCTACTGAAGGAAGACTGTAAGGATAGTGTAAACGACTGTAAGGATAGTGTAAACGACTGTAAGGATTGTATAAACGACTGTAAGGATTCTATAAACAATAATTTCCGTTACATGCTTATAGTAGCCGATAACGGGATAGGAATTCCCAACGAAATTGACTTTCAAAATACTGAATCCCTGGGGCTCCAGCTAATAAACATTCTTGTTGAACAAATAGGCGGTGTTATAGAGCTTAAAAGAATCCAGGGGACAAAATATGTCATATATTTTAGTAAAGAAGGGAAATAAAGCCTCATAATTTCAAAATATTATGACCATACCAAATTTTCCCATTTTTGGAAGACTTTTTCTTTCATTCAGTTAAGTAAAAGAATCTATTTTACTTTAGTTCTCTTGAGGTGACTCTATGAAACGCAACACAAAGGAATGGAAAGAAAAAAGGGCTGAATTTCTCAAAGGTAAAACCTGCGCGTGGTGTGGAACTTCCGACTCCCTATGTATTCACACTCCCAGAGCTTTTTCTCCGACGCAGGTTAGCTCCGAGATTTACAGTGTTGCGTATACCAGGTTCAAGGAAATTTACAGGCAAAATTATCAGAAATTCGATTCTGCTCCTTCCGGCAAACACCGTCATAAAAGTCATCCTGCCTGGCATAAAGCTTCAACTGTGCATAAAACCGAACCTGACCATACTAACCTTGAGGAGCAGTTCATTGAAGTTCTCCTTGAAGATTCAGAAGAAGGCAATTTCAAAAAGCTTTATCATGAATGGCTAGAAGAAACCGGGATTAAAGAGTTAATTGAAGAAGAAACTAAAAAAGCAGTGGAAGAACGTGAGTCCTTGAAAAACGCAATTGTGCTTTGCAAACGATGCCATTTTGCAAGCCTCAGGGGTATGGATATCTGCCCTAAGTGCAGGAACAGATATAAGTCCGTAAACTATGAAACCTGTTTTGACTGTCTGCCTGATGAAAGAAAAGCAGAGTTTCGGAAAAGGCAAAATTGATAGTCTTCCCGAAATTCCGAGATTTCCTTTAAGTCGCTCTTTTCACCTTTAAGTCATTCATTTCACCTTTAAGTCGCTCTTTTCACCTTTAAGTCACTATTTTCACCTTTAAGTCACTATTTTCACCTTTAAGTCACTATTTTCACCTTTAAGTCACTATTTTCACCTTTAAGTCACTATTTTCACCTTTAAGTCGCTCCTTTCATTTACTTGATCCATAAAATTATTTTCAAAGAAGAGCCCAGCCGCTTCCTCCGCATACCCTGCAAGTTCCACTCTCAAAAATCCCGGAACCGTTACATAAAGGACATACTATCGCAGGCTGAGCAACGAGTACAGCACCCTGTCCCCCACAAGCTTCACAAATTTTGCCATTAACATGTCCTGCTCCGTTGCAATGAAAGCATTTTTCTGGAGCATATTCGGTGTCTATATAGGTCTGGGGTATCTTATCACCTTCGAAGGTAAGATTACAGAAATATTGTCTGAAAATTCTGATATCTATTTTCGGCTTTATGAGTTAAAAGAGCTTTCAAAAAGATAAAAAGGAAAAGATTATAACTTAATTACCGGCTTTTCATTTCTTTTAAGATCCATAGACCTTCTAGTTATCATTGTCAAAGTGTTCATAAATGCTTTAAATTGCTATAAAAATTTGATTCTTAATCTTAATTGAAAATTTTCCCTATAAATTTCGCTTTTTTACTTGCCAGTTCAAGCAATAACTTTCTTCAAAGAAAGAGATATTATCCGATATTTCAACTGATATGCTAGCACAATACCCTTCAATATAAAAGAATAATTTTCCAAAAAAATCTTCCCGTTTCTGTCCCTTCTTTATAATATTTATCAATATATCTCCACTTAATAACATAAAATATTACTTTTAGTGATTCCGGTAGTTTTAAGTAACATCAAAAAAATAATATTAATTAGGGAGGGGTTTTAGAGCTGTGTCTAGGGGCGCAAGCTTTGGGACGGTTGTCTCCTTAAATTTAGGGAGTTGAAATATGGCAAATAGGGATAATCTGGATTTTTTGTCAGCAAGCACAATAAAAGGAGATAAGGTCGTCAATAGGGAAGGAGAAGATCTTGGGAAAATTGAAGAATTAATGATCGATCTCCATGATGGAAGAATAGGATACGTCGTTCTTTCTTTTGGTGGATTTCTTGGTCTGGGTGATAAGCTGTTCGCCATTCCCTGGCAGGCTTTTAAACTGAGAACACACGAACATGCCTTTTTACTTGATATTCCTAAAGAGACTCTTAAAAAGGCAGAAGGGTTTGATAAAGACAACTGGCCTGTAACTTCACATGAGTGGCTTTCCACTGTATATGGCTATTATGGGTATCAACCTTACTGGCAGACAGGAGTGTCTGAAGAAGCTGAATCACAAAGGATGGCCAGGACAAGAGGCACATCTTCAGAGAGAGAAAATCCAGATTTCTTGTCTGCAGGCACGCTAAAAGGGGATAAGGTCGTCAATGCAGACGGAGAGGATATCGGAAAGATTGAAGAATTCATGATTGATCTTACAGATGGAAGAATAGCGTATGTCGTCTTGTCTTTTGGCGGATTCCTGGGCCTGGGTGATAAACTATTTGGTATACCCTGGCAGGCTTTTACACTAATGCCACACGAACACGCTTTCTTACTTGATGTTCCCAAGGACGTCCTGGAAAAAGCAGAAGGCTTTGATAAAAATAACTGGCCTGTAACTAATCGTGAGTGGCTTGCTACTGTGTACAGTTACTACGGATATCAGCCTTACTGGCAGACACAAAGAATAGAGAGCCGTCCGGGCAATATCTGAACCTTAATAATCATAGATACAGGTATAAGTACTGGCAAATAGGGGGTTGGAACTAACTTAATCAGGAGAGAAATTTGTAATAGTTCTTGGAGTCCAGGCTTTAAAAATACTTATCTCTTTAGTTTGGGGAGCTAGAATATGGTAGATAGAGATGATCCGGATTTTTTGTCAGAAGGTGAGCTAAAAGGTAATAAGGTAGTCAATAAAACTAGAGAAGATATTGGAAGGATTGAAAAATTAATGATTGATCTTGCAGACGGAAGAATAGCATATGCCGTATTGTCTTTTGGTGAAATCCTGGATAAGGGAAATAAACTGTTTGCTATTCCCTGGGAGGCTCTTACACCAAAAATACATGAGCATGCTTTCATTCTCGATATCTCTGGTGAGGTTCTGGAAAAAGCCGAAGATTTCGATAAGAATAGATTGCCTTTAACCCGAGATGAACTATCCGGAGTCTACACTTATTATGGACATCTGCCTTACTGGCAAACTGTAGTGGCAAAACAAGCCGGATTGCCTGGTGAGACCGAATCGGAAAGAATTGCTAGAATGAGAAGAACATCGGTTAGAAAATATCCAGATTTTTTACCGGCAGACACAATAAAAGGAGAAAAAGTTGTCAGTATCGCTGGAGAGAATCTTGGAAAGATTGAAGAGTTAATAATTGACCTCCAGGCTGGAAGAGTGGCATATTCCATCCTTTCCTTCGGTGAGTTTTCGGATATGGGCGGTAAGTTTTTTGCTATCCCCTGGCAGGCTCTTCAAGCAAAATTTCAAGAACACGCCTTCTTACTTAATATTCCTAAGTATACTCTTGAAAAAGCAGAAGGCTTTGATAAAGATAACTGGCCCGTAACCACCCGTGAGTGGCTTTCCACTGTGTATAGCTACTATGAGTACGAGCCTTACTGGCAGATGCCGAAATTATAAAGCCGGTCTCAGTTAATGTGTCTTAATCTTGATCTGGCAGGCAGACATATGTATAAATCCTGCTAGAAGAAGGGATGCTTAAATAAATTTATGGGGAAGAAGTTTGAAGTTATGCATGGAGTGAAGGTATTTAAAATGTAAATTTTCTAAAAACTGGGGGTTGGAAATATGGCAGATCGAAATAATCCAGATTTTTTGTCAGCAAGCACAATAAAAGGAGATAAGATTGTCAATGAAGCTGGGGATGACCTTGGAAAGATTGAAGAATTAATGATTGATCTTCGCGACGGAAGGCTAGCGTATGTTGTAATGTCTTTTGGAGGATTCCTGGGTCTGGGCGATAAATTGTTTGCTATTCCCTGGCAAGCATTTAGATTAAAACTTCACGATCACGCCTTCATTCTTGATGTTCCCAAGGATGTTCTGGAAAAGGCAGAAGGCTTTGACAAAGACAACTGGCCTATCACCTCCCGTGAATGGCTTTCCACCGTATACAGCTATTATGGATACCAGCCTTACTGGCAGCCAAGAGTACCTG belongs to Methanosarcina barkeri 3 and includes:
- a CDS encoding dienelactone hydrolase family protein, giving the protein MRELSNKGKSSNEVKIPINSVTLEGNLTIPEGAKGIVVFAHGSGSSRFSSRNRYVAQELQKEGLGTLLFDLLTAEEERIDMITAHLRFDIDLLANRLVSVTNWLFSNPETKNLNIGYFGASTGAAAALIAAKEHANVIKAVVSRGGRPDLAEKALPNVKAPTLLIVGGDDYQVIEMNEWALDRLKAEQKELKIVPGATHLFEEPGTLEQVANLAGEWFKKYLLEKE
- a CDS encoding PRC-barrel domain-containing protein, whose amino-acid sequence is MANRDNLDFLSASTIKGDKVVNREGEDLGKIEELMIDLHDGRIGYVVLSFGGFLGLGDKLFAIPWQAFKLRTHEHAFLLDIPKETLKKAEGFDKDNWPVTSHEWLSTVYGYYGYQPYWQTGVSEEAESQRMARTRGTSSERENPDFLSAGTLKGDKVVNADGEDIGKIEEFMIDLTDGRIAYVVLSFGGFLGLGDKLFGIPWQAFTLMPHEHAFLLDVPKDVLEKAEGFDKNNWPVTNREWLATVYSYYGYQPYWQTQRIESRPGNI
- a CDS encoding MASE3 domain-containing protein, with protein sequence MNISNVRKNILKVDVYELMVWITIIILLYLISLNNYLLFHIVVELFSVYFAYVIFLIVWKSRSRLENRYLLILGVGYFFVGSFDFLSALAFHHMRVFPGFDTDLTAKFWIVARFLESTSFLVAPLFLIHAGERQERNVKTLESSIFAWRAFLVYAVISVTCLISIFFSENSQDSYFQSLGFTQFKVASGYLISFISFCSFFLLYIVRDRFEEKVFNLLSISLVLTGFVSLLFIFDSQTGEAPSIIGLFFKLLSFYLVYKAIVDIGFEEPCSLLFRELKHREENFRQKAVFFEDEYGHICRIIGKRYLTAYRSAKKEDNPEHESDSYSSYMQNLQGIGFQFNEKFKLIFLHGSVEEITGYSKQDFLSGRVDWQEIIIPEDRPVISKKKDKLKSNINSIVESEYRIRKKDGEIKWVREIFQRILDESESSEKFQGLVYDITERKMAEEALEKIDKIRLKEVHHRIKNNLQVISSLLSLQAEKFEDKEVIEAFRESQNRVESIAMIHERLHESESTDAFDFSDYLRKLTTDLFSSYNVGNRNISLKLNLEQVYLGMNTAVPLGIIINEIVSNSLKHAFPSGKEGEININFYRTETLATEYGISGQDKNRLLKEDCKDSVNDCKDSVNDCKDCINDCKDSINNNFRYMLIVADNGIGIPNEIDFQNTESLGLQLINILVEQIGGVIELKRIQGTKYVIYFSKEGK
- a CDS encoding phosphoribosyltransferase, which translates into the protein MALFKDRIDAGKKLAKELSKYANRSDVLILALPRGGVPVAFEVAKELNVRMDVFIVRKLGVPGNEELAMGAISSDNIRVLNEDVVRSFQIPERVINMVSENELKELERRERAYRGDRPKPEISGSTVILIDDGLATGATMRAAAAAIKTKNPAKIVVAVPTGARDTCELFGREVDEVICVATPEPFYGVGAWYGNFSQTTDEEVCELLDKARALPAR
- a CDS encoding PRC-barrel domain-containing protein, producing MVDRDDPDFLSEGELKGNKVVNKTREDIGRIEKLMIDLADGRIAYAVLSFGEILDKGNKLFAIPWEALTPKIHEHAFILDISGEVLEKAEDFDKNRLPLTRDELSGVYTYYGHLPYWQTVVAKQAGLPGETESERIARMRRTSVRKYPDFLPADTIKGEKVVSIAGENLGKIEELIIDLQAGRVAYSILSFGEFSDMGGKFFAIPWQALQAKFQEHAFLLNIPKYTLEKAEGFDKDNWPVTTREWLSTVYSYYEYEPYWQMPKL